The following proteins come from a genomic window of Trifolium pratense cultivar HEN17-A07 linkage group LG4, ARS_RC_1.1, whole genome shotgun sequence:
- the LOC123921346 gene encoding S-adenosyl-L-methionine:benzoic acid/salicylic acid carboxyl methyltransferase 3-like — MDLAQVLHMNGGVGEESYANNSLLQRKTISLTKLLRDEAITNLCCKTLPNSLAIADLGCSYGPNTLLVISETIKNVEKLYQEMKYKSPEYKVFLNDLPGNDFNNIFRSLDTFKENLHNEIETEMGPCYFFGAPGSFYGRIFPDKSLHFVHSSYSLQFLSKVPEGLDNNKGNIYMSSTSPSNVLKAYYDQYKTDFSYFLKCRAQELVEGGCLFVTLIGRQSEDPSSKECSSVWDLMSMALNDMVLQGIINEEKLKDFNIPIYYPSLSEVKLEILTEGSFVINQLESSQIILNELDNYEDAFEFTSKIPGSLKNDGYSVAQCIRAVAEPLLVSHFGEDVTKEVFNRFQKNVTDHMPKDRTKVTNITIALTRMP, encoded by the exons ATGGATTTAGCACAGGTACTACACATGAATGGAGGTGTGGGAGAAGAAAGTTATGCAAACAACTCATTACTTCAG cGAAAGACAATTTCTTTGACAAAACTTCTAAGAGATGAAGCCATAACCAACCTATGTTGCAAAACACTTCCCAATAGCTTGGCAATTGCAGATTTGGGTTGTTCTTATGGACCAAACACTTTGTTGGTGATCTCAGAAACTATTAAGAATGTGGAAAAACTTTATCAAGAAATGAAATATAAATCTCCAGAATATAAAGTCTTTTTGAACGATCTACCGGGAAACGACTTCAACAATATATTTCGATCCCTCGACACCTTCAAAGAAAATCTACATAATGAAATAGAAACTGAAATGGGTCCATGCTACTTCTTTGGAGCTCCCGGTTCCTTTTATGGGAGGATTTTTCCCGATAAAAGTTTGCATTTTGTCCATTCCTCTTATAGCCTTCAATTTTTATCTAAG GTTCCCGAGGGTCTAGACAACAATAAAGGTAACATTTACATGTCTAGCACAAGCCCCTCAAATGTCCTTAAGGCTTACTATGATCAATATAAAACAGATTTCTCTTATTTTCTCAAGTGCCGTGCCCAAGAATTAGTTGAAGGGGGTTGTTTATTTGTAACTTTAATTGGAAGACAATCTGAGGATCCATCAAGCAAGGAGTGTTCTTCCGTATGGGACCTTATGTCGATGGCTCTTAATGATATGGTTTTGCAG GGAATTATAAATGAAGAAAAACTCAAAGATTTCAACATCCCTATCTATTATCCATCTCTATCTGAAGTGAAGTTGGAAATTCTCACAGAAGGATCATTTGTCATCAATCAATTGGAGTCTTCTCAAATAATTTTGAATGAACTTGATAATTATGAGGATGCTTTTGAGTTTACATCTAAAATTCCAGGATCACTCAAAAATGATGGATACAGTGTGGCACAATGCATAAGGGCAGTGGCGGAACCTTTGCTAGTTAGTCATTTTGGCGAAGATGTGACCAAAGAGGTTTTTAACCGCTTTCAGAAAAATGTAACTGATCATATGCCGAAAGATAGAACTAAGGTCACCAATATTACCATAGCATTGACTAGAATGCCATAA
- the LOC123921348 gene encoding S-adenosyl-L-methionine:benzoic acid/salicylic acid carboxyl methyltransferase 3-like codes for MEVPQVLHMNGGVGEASYATNSLVQEQVISLTKAIREEAAISLYCNSYPRSLAIADLGCSSGPNTLLVVSEFIKVIEKLCRELNYDSPEYKVFLNDLPGNDFNTIFRSLDRFKESLNGQTKTKTGPCYISGVPGSFYGRIFPNRSLHFVHSSYGLQWLSKVPENVNNNKGNIYMSPTSPSNVLTAYYNQFQRDFSLFLKCRAEEIVEGGRMMLTFLGRESDIMYSKECCYIWELMAMALNDMVLEGIIKEEQLDTFNIPQYTPSPSEVKLEVLKEGSFSIDQLGVSEVNWNALDNWNAFECESQMSESHSDGPYNVTQCMRAVSEPLLIDHFGESIIEELFNRYQKILIDRMSKEKTKFFNVTILLTRKS; via the exons atggaaGTACCACAAGTACTACACATGAATGGAGGTGTTGGAGAAGCAAGCTATGCAACCAACTCCTTAGTTCAG GAACAAGTGATTTCTTTGACAAAGGCCATTAGAGAAGAAGCCGCAATTAGTCTCTATTGCAATTCATACCCAAGAAGCCTAGCAATTGCGGATTTGGGTTGCTCTTCTGGACCAAACACTTTATTGGTGGTATCTGAATTTATCAAGGTTATAGAAAAGCTTTGCCGAGAATTGAATTATGATTCTCCCGAATACAAGGTCTTCTTGAATGATTTACCGGGTAATGACTTCAACACCATTTTTAGGTCTCTCGATAGATTCAAAGAGAGTCTGAACGgtcaaacaaaaactaaaacgGGTCCATGTTATATATCTGGAGTTCCTGGTTCTTTCTATGGGAGAATTTTTCCTAATCGAAGTTTGCATTTCGTTCATTCATCTTACGGCCTTCAGTGGCTATCGAAG GTTCCTGAGAATGTAAACAACAATAAGGGCAACATTTACATGTCTCCTACAAGCCCCTCAAATGTACTTACTGCTTACTACAACCAATTTCAAAgagatttttctctttttctcaaGTGTCGTGCAGAGGAAATAGTTGAAGGGGGTCGCATGATGCTAACATTTTTAGGAAGAGAAAGTGACATTATGTATAGCAAGGAATGTTGCTACATTTGGGAGCTTATGGCTATGGCTCTTAATGATATGGTCTTGGAG GGAATCATAAAAGAAGAACAACTTGATACTTTCAACATCCCTCAATATACACCATCTCCATCAGAAGTGAAATTGGAAGTTCTCAAAGAAGGATCATTTTCCATTGATCAATTGGGTGTTTCTGAAGTGAATTGGAATGCTCTTGACAATTGGAATGCTTTTGAATGTGAGTCTCAAATGTCTGAATCACATAGTGATGGTCCATATAATGTCACACAATGCATGAGAGCTGTTTCTGAACCTTTGCTGATTGATCACTTTGGTGAGTCTATTATTGAAGAGCTTTTCAACCGATATCAAAAAATCTTAATTGATCGGATGTCCAAGGAGAAAACTAAGTTTTTCAATGTCACCATATTATTGACTAGAAAATcgtaa